In Penaeus chinensis breed Huanghai No. 1 chromosome 2, ASM1920278v2, whole genome shotgun sequence, the following proteins share a genomic window:
- the LOC125035812 gene encoding uncharacterized protein LOC125035812 isoform X2: MRHQIRIPIMMQAMAIVSALHIISEATIPECNKGQGQLRFEKITGTALARSPLDKDVIRDTKIPAAIAAVCAARCLKEKTAQQQLSNVCTAFDFIPGVSIDYYNSKNITFQESKCFLTRQADPNVQPRYEDRRGTSHFREVCYSASTVRSECPTRMYVMERVRNHHFVPDNTGRDFKFHTSEECQNSCLNQYADENQASTFVCRSVTYDKTTGDCFHSQYTRRTHTDKFLPNTNFDYYENTCLSADRRCPKNKLTFMMEKNKELRGAHITEVHFGVSEQECKEKCLDSVYIFCRRLEYTEESKKCVIIDEDSVSQDYALTDTNSNATYYELFCIDGAKVKGDYLFDSKEDVTEQLNERRYTEVRTAFQLYRNRRLQLKPGFRGTRTREVNRVTLAECLDECLEERSFTCRSVSYSDRYQSCELSEYDKLSGSLEYDNDFHYFENLMENLVLNQDTAGSDDTPVSVVGSRAGVGGEQQPGRQGAGDSSDQGPGGAGQSGPLRPGSAGRFGSDEATRVTGSSTSFSGSSFGGTGGRVGGNGFESSEGRVISATNGFGGVGSRVGSSASGDADGDRFRPRPGLFRPINTDFRDRNTAFNFGGAVSGGSSSSFGGRPSSNTNSGSSAFGGRPSSSSGSGSSSAFGGSSSSTAFGGSSSSSAFSGSSSSTAFGGSGSSAFGGGRPSTSAGSGSSSAFGSSGSSSAFGSRPSSTSGSGSSSAFGGGPSSTSGSGSSSAFGGSSSSSAFGGRPSSTSGSGSSSAFSGRPFGSGTSSSFSGSGATSAFGGRPSTGFDNGRQTATGAAGGSVDGLAVAAALGPNADGTKHAVDISGSNLGGPSSSGGGGGGHYGGGYSGSGSSRCFEVIGTRQRLRRTYIRDYLTVSSVDECKRRCEQTHSYYCKSFNFRYATSRDNCELSDEDTIGYLSLNNPSHFESDSTSDYYERTSNCGSDYGKTPDGLDVQQVCSPDGMEFTLRTEEPFRGRIYTYGYYDRCFARGSGSSITVLKISGPRGFPDCGTTRFGETTTNIVVVQFSDNVQTSLDKRYNLTCTVVGPSESVVTSGYIGAGSGAPTPIEYLPAENQLQSRVKLQILYGGRPTTTIAVGDPLTFRLESQRGFNLVSDIFASNVVAKDPYSGRTVNLIDSRGCPIDNYVFPSLGKARDGDGLEARFNAFKIPESNFLIFEATVKNCRGGCVPARCTLGNGREETESYGRRRRDAGDDPSALALTDGVEDGDGEDPDEEEQVHGIYEVYLSRDEIDDSVPLSLVDEMCLASSEYYSLVAGLIITITCLVASLLAIVYCIRKHRQLDSKNAAADAGNPYHSQPQQKSKFNFPGSHARTLTQPARQVYFPASEATASAPQGEDGAATSSRYPDPSEPIYTDPSLFERSRSLRSIALSEMPTRRRHADGEE, from the exons CGACCATCCCCGAGTGCAACAAGGGCCAGGGCCAACTGCGCTTCGAGAAGATCACTGGCACGGCGCTGGCGCGGAGCCCCTTGGATAAGGATGTG atCCGTGACACCAAAATCCCCGCCGCCATCGCCGCCGTCTGCGCCGCGCGATGCCTGAAGGAGAAGACCGCTCAGCAGCAACTCAGCAACGTCTGCACGGCCTTCGACTTCATCCCCGGCGTCAGCATAGACTACTACAACTCGAAGAACATTACCTTTCAGGAGAGCAAGTGCTTCCTGACGCGCCAGGCCGACCCGAACGTCCAGCCCAGATACGAGGACCGGCGCGGCACGTCCCACTTCCGCGAGGTCTGCTACTCCG CCTCTACGGTGCGGAGCGAGTGTCCGACGCGAATGTACGTGATGGAGCGGGTGAGGAACCACCACTTCGTGCCCGACAACACGGGCCGCGACTTCAAGTTCCATACGAGCGAGGAGTGCCAGAACAG CTGCCTCAACCAGTACGCAGACGAGAACCAGGCCAGCACCTTCGTTTGCCGCTCAGTCACTTATGACAAGACGACCGGAGACTGCTTCCACTCGCAGTACACACGGCGTACCCACACGGACAAATTTTTGCCCAACACTAATTTCGATTATTACGAAAATACCTGCCTTTCAG CCGACCGCCGTTGCCCCAAGAATAAGCTCACCTTCATGATGGAGAAGAACAAGGAGCTTCGCGGAGCACACATCACGGAGGTCCACTTCGGCGTGTCGGAGCAGGAGTGCAAGGAGAAGTGCCTGGACAGTGTGTACATATTCTGCCGAAGGTTGGAGTACACGGAAGAGAGCAAAAAGTGCGTGATCATTGACGAGGACTCCGTCAGTCAAGATTACGCGCTCACGGACACTAATTCGAACGCAACCTATTACGAACTTTTCTGCATCGACGGAG CTAAAGTCAAGGGCGATTACCTCTTCGATAGCAAAGAGGACGTGACGGAGCAGCTCAACGAGAGGAGGTACACGGAGGTCCGCACAGCCTTCCAGCTCTACCGGAACAGGCGGCTTCAGCTCAAGCCCGG CTTCCGCGGCACTCGCACCCGCGAGGTCAACCGCGTGACCCTGGCCGAGTGCCTGGACGAGTGCCTGGAGGAGAGGTCCTTCACCTGCCGCTCCGTCTCCTACTCGGACCGCTACCAGAGCTGCGAGCTCTCCGAGTACGACAAACTCAGCGGGAGCCTCGAGTACGACAACGACTTCCACTACTTTGAGAACCTCATGG AGAACCTGGTTCTGAACCAAGACACGGCAGGCTCGGATGACACGCCCGTGTCCGTGGTCGGCTCCCGGGCCGGCGTGGGCGGGGAGCAGCAGCCCGGCCGTCAGGGCGCCGGCGACTCGTCCGACCAGGGGCCCGGCGGCGCAGGTCAAAGCGGGCCCCTCCGACCGGGCTCCGCAGGCCGGTTCGGTAGCGACGAGGCCACAAGGGTCACAGGGAGCAGCACCTCCTTCAGCGGCAGCAGCTTCGGAGGCACCGGCGGGAGGGTCGGCGGAAACGGCTTTGAGAGTTCCGAGGGCAGAGTCATCAGCGCGACCAACGGATTCGGAGGCGTCGGGAGCAGAGTCGGCAGCAGTGCCAGCGGAGACGCTGACGGCGACAGGTTCAGGCCTCGGCCCGGACTCTTCCGCCCAATCAACACGGACTTTCGGGACCGCAACACTGCCTTCAACTTCGGCGGCGCCGTCAGCGGCGGGTCTTCAAGCAGCTTCGGCGGCAGGCCTTCAAGTAACACCAACAGTGGATCGAGCGCCTTCGGTGGCAGACCATCAAGCAGCAGTGGCAGTGGTTCCTCCAGTGCCTTCGGCGGAAGCAGCTCCTCCACTGCCTTCGGCGGGAGTAGTTCATCCAGTGCCTTCAGCGGAAGCAGCTCCTCCACCGCCTTCGGCGGGAGTGGTTCCAGTGCCTTCGGTGGTGGCAGACCTTCAACCAGTGCTGGCAGTGGATCTTCTAGTGCCTTCGGGAGCAGTGGTTCGTCGAGTGCCTTCGGTAGCAGACCCTCCAGTACCAGTGGCAGTGGGTCGTCGAGTGCCTTCGGCGGGGGACCCTCCAGCACTAGTGGCAGTGGTTCGTCGAGTGCCTTCGGTGGAAGTAGTTCCTCCAGTGCCTTCGGCGGGAGACCCTCCAGCACTAGCGGCAGTGGATCATCGAGTGCCTTCAGTGGGAGGCCTTTCGGCAGCGGCACCTCGAGCAGCTTCAGCGGGAGCGGCGCCACGAGCGCGTTCGGCGGCAGACCCTCGACCGGCTTCGACAACGGCCGGCAGACGGCGACCGGGGCAGCCGGAGGCAGCGTGGACGGCCTCGCCGTCGCGGCCGCCCTCGGGCCCAACGCAGACG GAACGAAACACGCCGTTGATATTTCAGGAAGCAACCTGGGGGGGCCCTCatcttcaggaggaggaggaggaggacactatGGTGGCGGATACTCGGGTTCGGGATCCTCCCGTTGTTTCGAGGTCATAGGAACTCGCCAGCGACTGCGAAGGACCTACATAAGAGACTATCTGACGGTCAGCAGTGTGGATGAATGTAAGCGGAGGTGTGAGCAAACACATTCCTACTACTGCAAGAGTTTCAACTTCAG ATACGCCACCTCCAGGGACAACTGCGAACTCTCCGACGAGGACACGATAGGCTATCTGTCCCTCAACAACCCGTCGCACTTCGAGAGCGACAGCACCTCTGATTACTACGAACGCACGTCCAACTGTGGCTCGGACTATGGCAAGACTCCGGACGGCCTGGATG TTCAGCAAGTGTGCTCGCCCGACGGGATGGAGTTCACCCTCAGGACGGAGGAGCCCTTCCGCGGCCGCATCTACACCTACGGCTACTACGACCGCTGCTTCGCCCGCGGCTCCGGCTCCAGCATCACTGTGCTCAAGATCTCCGGCCCCAGGGGCTTCCCCGACTGCGGCACCACCAGG TTTGGAGAGACCACGACCAACATCGTGGTGGTCCAGTTCTCGGACAACGTCCAGACGTCCCTCGACAAGCGTTACAACCTCACCTGCACCGTCGTCGGCCCCAGCGAGTCGGTGGTCACCTCGGGTTACATCGGCGCAGG GTCTGGCGCCCCCACGCCTATCGAGTACCTTCCGGCCGAGAACCAGCTTCAGTCGCGCGTCAAGCTTCAGATCCTGTACGGCGGGCGACCCACCACTACGATCGCCGTCGGGGACCCGCTCACGTTCCGCCTCGAGTCCCAGCGCGGCTTCAACCTCGTGTCGGACATCTTCGCCAGCAATGTCGTGGCTAAAGACCCCTACTCCGGCCGCACCGTCAACCTCATCGACAGCCGAGG CTGCCCCATCGACAACTACGTGTTCCCGTCCCTGGGCAAGGCGCGTGACGGGGATGGGCTCGAGGCAAGGTTCAACGCTTTCAAGATCCCGGAGTCGAACTTCCTGATCTTCGAAGCCACCGTCAAGAACTGCCGCGGAGGATGCGTGCCG GCTCGCTGCACCCTCGGCAACGGGCGCGAAGAGACGGAGTCTTACGGCCGAAGGCGTCGAGACGCTGGCGACGATCCCTCGGCGCTGGCGCTGACTGACGGCGTGGAGGACGGGGATGGAGAGGACCCTGACGAGGAGGAGCAGGTCCATGGAATTTACGAG GTTTACCTCTCTCGCGACGAGATCGACGACTCCGTGCCGCTGTCTCTGGTGGACGAGATGTGTCTGGCGTCGTCTGAGTACTACAGCCTGGTGGCGggtctcatcatcaccatcacctgccTCGTTGCTTCCCTGCTCGCCATAGTCTACTGCATCAG GAAACACCGCCAGCTTGACAGCAAGAACGCCGCCGCCGACGCGGGGAACCCCTACCACAGCCAGCCTCAGCAGAAGAGTAAATTCAACTTCCCCGGCAGCCACGCCCGTACCCTCACGCAGCCCGCCAGGCAGGT CTACTTCCCCGCCAGTGAAGCCACTGCCTCGGCTCCTCAGGGCGAGGACGGCGCAGCGACGTCGTCCAGGTATCCTGACCCCTCCGAGCCTATCTACACCGATCCCTCCCTCTTCGAGCG GTCGAGGTCCCTCCGGTCTATCGCCCTTTCGGAGATGCCAACTCGCCGACGTCATGCTGATGGCGAGGAGTAG
- the LOC125035812 gene encoding uncharacterized protein LOC125035812 isoform X4: MRHQIRIPIMMQAMAIVSALHIISEATIPECNKGQGQLRFEKITGTALARSPLDKDVIRDTKIPAAIAAVCAARCLKEKTAQQQLSNVCTAFDFIPGVSIDYYNSKNITFQESKCFLTRQADPNVQPRYEDRRGTSHFREVCYSASTVRSECPTRMYVMERVRNHHFVPDNTGRDFKFHTSEECQNSCLNQYADENQASTFVCRSVTYDKTTGDCFHSQYTRRTHTDKFLPNTNFDYYENTCLSADRRCPKNKLTFMMEKNKELRGAHITEVHFGVSEQECKEKCLDSVYIFCRRLEYTEESKKCVIIDEDSVSQDYALTDTNSNATYYELFCIDGAKVKGDYLFDSKEDVTEQLNERRYTEVRTAFQLYRNRRLQLKPGFRGTRTREVNRVTLAECLDECLEERSFTCRSVSYSDRYQSCELSEYDKLSGSLEYDNDFHYFENLMENLVLNQDTAGSDDTPVSVVGSRAGVGGEQQPGRQGAGDSSDQGPGGAGQSGPLRPGSAGRFGSDEATRVTGSSTSFSGSSFGGTGGRVGGNGFESSEGRVISATNGFGGVGSRVGSSASGDADGDRFRPRPGLFRPINTDFRDRNTAFNFGGAVSGGSSSSFGGRPSSNTNSGSSAFGGRPSSSSGSGSSSAFGGSSSSTAFGGSSSSSAFSGSSSSTAFGGSGSSAFGGGRPSTSAGSGSSSAFGSSGSSSAFGSRPSSTSGSGSSSAFGGGPSSTSGSGSSSAFGGSSSSSAFGGRPSSTSGSGSSSAFSGRPFGSGTSSSFSGSGATSAFGGRPSTGFDNGRQTATGAAGGSVDGLAVAAALGPNADGTKHAVDISGSNLGGPSSSGGGGGGHYGGGYSGSGSSRCFEVIGTRQRLRRTYIRDYLTVSSVDECKRRCEQTHSYYCKSFNFRYATSRDNCELSDEDTIGYLSLNNPSHFESDSTSDYYERTSNCGSDYGKTPDGLDVQQVCSPDGMEFTLRTEEPFRGRIYTYGYYDRCFARGSGSSITVLKISGPRGFPDCGTTRFGETTTNIVVVQFSDNVQTSLDKRYNLTCTVVGPSESVVTSGYIGAGSGAPTPIEYLPAENQLQSRVKLQILYGGRPTTTIAVGDPLTFRLESQRGFNLVSDIFASNVVAKDPYSGRTVNLIDSRGCPIDNYVFPSLGKARDGDGLEARFNAFKIPESNFLIFEATVKNCRGGCVPARCTLGNGREETESYGRRRRDAGDDPSALALTDGVEDGDGEDPDEEEQVHGIYEVYLSRDEIDDSVPLSLVDEMCLASSEYYSLVAGLIITITCLVASLLAIVYCIRKHRQLDSKNAAADAGNPYHSQPQQKSKFNFPGSHARTLTQPASYFPASEATASAPQGEDGAATSSRYPDPSEPIYTDPSLFERSRSLRSIALSEMPTRRRHADGEE; encoded by the exons CGACCATCCCCGAGTGCAACAAGGGCCAGGGCCAACTGCGCTTCGAGAAGATCACTGGCACGGCGCTGGCGCGGAGCCCCTTGGATAAGGATGTG atCCGTGACACCAAAATCCCCGCCGCCATCGCCGCCGTCTGCGCCGCGCGATGCCTGAAGGAGAAGACCGCTCAGCAGCAACTCAGCAACGTCTGCACGGCCTTCGACTTCATCCCCGGCGTCAGCATAGACTACTACAACTCGAAGAACATTACCTTTCAGGAGAGCAAGTGCTTCCTGACGCGCCAGGCCGACCCGAACGTCCAGCCCAGATACGAGGACCGGCGCGGCACGTCCCACTTCCGCGAGGTCTGCTACTCCG CCTCTACGGTGCGGAGCGAGTGTCCGACGCGAATGTACGTGATGGAGCGGGTGAGGAACCACCACTTCGTGCCCGACAACACGGGCCGCGACTTCAAGTTCCATACGAGCGAGGAGTGCCAGAACAG CTGCCTCAACCAGTACGCAGACGAGAACCAGGCCAGCACCTTCGTTTGCCGCTCAGTCACTTATGACAAGACGACCGGAGACTGCTTCCACTCGCAGTACACACGGCGTACCCACACGGACAAATTTTTGCCCAACACTAATTTCGATTATTACGAAAATACCTGCCTTTCAG CCGACCGCCGTTGCCCCAAGAATAAGCTCACCTTCATGATGGAGAAGAACAAGGAGCTTCGCGGAGCACACATCACGGAGGTCCACTTCGGCGTGTCGGAGCAGGAGTGCAAGGAGAAGTGCCTGGACAGTGTGTACATATTCTGCCGAAGGTTGGAGTACACGGAAGAGAGCAAAAAGTGCGTGATCATTGACGAGGACTCCGTCAGTCAAGATTACGCGCTCACGGACACTAATTCGAACGCAACCTATTACGAACTTTTCTGCATCGACGGAG CTAAAGTCAAGGGCGATTACCTCTTCGATAGCAAAGAGGACGTGACGGAGCAGCTCAACGAGAGGAGGTACACGGAGGTCCGCACAGCCTTCCAGCTCTACCGGAACAGGCGGCTTCAGCTCAAGCCCGG CTTCCGCGGCACTCGCACCCGCGAGGTCAACCGCGTGACCCTGGCCGAGTGCCTGGACGAGTGCCTGGAGGAGAGGTCCTTCACCTGCCGCTCCGTCTCCTACTCGGACCGCTACCAGAGCTGCGAGCTCTCCGAGTACGACAAACTCAGCGGGAGCCTCGAGTACGACAACGACTTCCACTACTTTGAGAACCTCATGG AGAACCTGGTTCTGAACCAAGACACGGCAGGCTCGGATGACACGCCCGTGTCCGTGGTCGGCTCCCGGGCCGGCGTGGGCGGGGAGCAGCAGCCCGGCCGTCAGGGCGCCGGCGACTCGTCCGACCAGGGGCCCGGCGGCGCAGGTCAAAGCGGGCCCCTCCGACCGGGCTCCGCAGGCCGGTTCGGTAGCGACGAGGCCACAAGGGTCACAGGGAGCAGCACCTCCTTCAGCGGCAGCAGCTTCGGAGGCACCGGCGGGAGGGTCGGCGGAAACGGCTTTGAGAGTTCCGAGGGCAGAGTCATCAGCGCGACCAACGGATTCGGAGGCGTCGGGAGCAGAGTCGGCAGCAGTGCCAGCGGAGACGCTGACGGCGACAGGTTCAGGCCTCGGCCCGGACTCTTCCGCCCAATCAACACGGACTTTCGGGACCGCAACACTGCCTTCAACTTCGGCGGCGCCGTCAGCGGCGGGTCTTCAAGCAGCTTCGGCGGCAGGCCTTCAAGTAACACCAACAGTGGATCGAGCGCCTTCGGTGGCAGACCATCAAGCAGCAGTGGCAGTGGTTCCTCCAGTGCCTTCGGCGGAAGCAGCTCCTCCACTGCCTTCGGCGGGAGTAGTTCATCCAGTGCCTTCAGCGGAAGCAGCTCCTCCACCGCCTTCGGCGGGAGTGGTTCCAGTGCCTTCGGTGGTGGCAGACCTTCAACCAGTGCTGGCAGTGGATCTTCTAGTGCCTTCGGGAGCAGTGGTTCGTCGAGTGCCTTCGGTAGCAGACCCTCCAGTACCAGTGGCAGTGGGTCGTCGAGTGCCTTCGGCGGGGGACCCTCCAGCACTAGTGGCAGTGGTTCGTCGAGTGCCTTCGGTGGAAGTAGTTCCTCCAGTGCCTTCGGCGGGAGACCCTCCAGCACTAGCGGCAGTGGATCATCGAGTGCCTTCAGTGGGAGGCCTTTCGGCAGCGGCACCTCGAGCAGCTTCAGCGGGAGCGGCGCCACGAGCGCGTTCGGCGGCAGACCCTCGACCGGCTTCGACAACGGCCGGCAGACGGCGACCGGGGCAGCCGGAGGCAGCGTGGACGGCCTCGCCGTCGCGGCCGCCCTCGGGCCCAACGCAGACG GAACGAAACACGCCGTTGATATTTCAGGAAGCAACCTGGGGGGGCCCTCatcttcaggaggaggaggaggaggacactatGGTGGCGGATACTCGGGTTCGGGATCCTCCCGTTGTTTCGAGGTCATAGGAACTCGCCAGCGACTGCGAAGGACCTACATAAGAGACTATCTGACGGTCAGCAGTGTGGATGAATGTAAGCGGAGGTGTGAGCAAACACATTCCTACTACTGCAAGAGTTTCAACTTCAG ATACGCCACCTCCAGGGACAACTGCGAACTCTCCGACGAGGACACGATAGGCTATCTGTCCCTCAACAACCCGTCGCACTTCGAGAGCGACAGCACCTCTGATTACTACGAACGCACGTCCAACTGTGGCTCGGACTATGGCAAGACTCCGGACGGCCTGGATG TTCAGCAAGTGTGCTCGCCCGACGGGATGGAGTTCACCCTCAGGACGGAGGAGCCCTTCCGCGGCCGCATCTACACCTACGGCTACTACGACCGCTGCTTCGCCCGCGGCTCCGGCTCCAGCATCACTGTGCTCAAGATCTCCGGCCCCAGGGGCTTCCCCGACTGCGGCACCACCAGG TTTGGAGAGACCACGACCAACATCGTGGTGGTCCAGTTCTCGGACAACGTCCAGACGTCCCTCGACAAGCGTTACAACCTCACCTGCACCGTCGTCGGCCCCAGCGAGTCGGTGGTCACCTCGGGTTACATCGGCGCAGG GTCTGGCGCCCCCACGCCTATCGAGTACCTTCCGGCCGAGAACCAGCTTCAGTCGCGCGTCAAGCTTCAGATCCTGTACGGCGGGCGACCCACCACTACGATCGCCGTCGGGGACCCGCTCACGTTCCGCCTCGAGTCCCAGCGCGGCTTCAACCTCGTGTCGGACATCTTCGCCAGCAATGTCGTGGCTAAAGACCCCTACTCCGGCCGCACCGTCAACCTCATCGACAGCCGAGG CTGCCCCATCGACAACTACGTGTTCCCGTCCCTGGGCAAGGCGCGTGACGGGGATGGGCTCGAGGCAAGGTTCAACGCTTTCAAGATCCCGGAGTCGAACTTCCTGATCTTCGAAGCCACCGTCAAGAACTGCCGCGGAGGATGCGTGCCG GCTCGCTGCACCCTCGGCAACGGGCGCGAAGAGACGGAGTCTTACGGCCGAAGGCGTCGAGACGCTGGCGACGATCCCTCGGCGCTGGCGCTGACTGACGGCGTGGAGGACGGGGATGGAGAGGACCCTGACGAGGAGGAGCAGGTCCATGGAATTTACGAG GTTTACCTCTCTCGCGACGAGATCGACGACTCCGTGCCGCTGTCTCTGGTGGACGAGATGTGTCTGGCGTCGTCTGAGTACTACAGCCTGGTGGCGggtctcatcatcaccatcacctgccTCGTTGCTTCCCTGCTCGCCATAGTCTACTGCATCAG GAAACACCGCCAGCTTGACAGCAAGAACGCCGCCGCCGACGCGGGGAACCCCTACCACAGCCAGCCTCAGCAGAAGAGTAAATTCAACTTCCCCGGCAGCCACGCCCGTACCCTCACGCAGCCCGCCAG CTACTTCCCCGCCAGTGAAGCCACTGCCTCGGCTCCTCAGGGCGAGGACGGCGCAGCGACGTCGTCCAGGTATCCTGACCCCTCCGAGCCTATCTACACCGATCCCTCCCTCTTCGAGCG GTCGAGGTCCCTCCGGTCTATCGCCCTTTCGGAGATGCCAACTCGCCGACGTCATGCTGATGGCGAGGAGTAG